Below is a genomic region from bacterium.
TTGCTGAAAAGGCATAATGTATTGCTAATCATGCAGAAACCATTGCACAGCAACGCACGCTAAATCGAGTTGTTCTGCCCACTGTTATAGATAAAATCATCATTCACCCCATCTTCGCCAATCCCGTTGCGTGAAAAAAATTCACTCTGACAAGAGTGAGCTATTACATAAAAACTGTAAGTAAAAACTGTAAGTAAAAACTGTAAGTTTGACAAGTGAGTGAGTAAGTGGTATCCTCCGATATATTAATAGCTCTATTTTAGAATACAAAAATCATGAGACTGGTTGATCCCAGATAATTTTTTTTGAATGTGTGACAATCATGTCACAGAACTAAATCGGAGGTAATTCGAATGGTTGAGAAATGTTATACTTGTGTCTGGTGGCAGAAATACGCCTATGATACGAAAGGTAAGTGCAACGAGCACAATAAGCCAACTGATCAGAATTTTGGTTGCGCCAAGTGGAAAAAGAAATAGGAAGCTGCTCGGGATATCCACTATATAGTTTTCGAACCGACGAAAGATAGCATTACCCACGTATAATTGACATGGATACCGGGGTTGCTCATTATACTTTTGGAGGCATGCAGTGAATATAACAAGTTCTGAAGCTCATGAATTAACTCCTGGTAGCATCCGATGGGATGACACACAGGATGCGACCCTACTCTGTCAGAGCCTGCTTGAACTTTCTGCGGTTGATCAGGGTGCTTTATGGGGGAATGAATATTGGGTTGATCAAGAGAAAATCAGAGGATTGGCCCTCTTTCTTCGTGCCAGCTTACCTTATGAGGCTGCTAGACCGAAAGAAGCACGGCAACAGCTACTTGATTTGACCTATTCAGGCAACAACCGTGCCTGGTTGGCTTCATTGTGCGCTTCATTGCCATTCGATGATGTAAAACAGCAAATCGCCAGCTTCTGCAATGAAAGGCTAAAAGCCGGAAGTAAACACCGTTGGGAAAAAGTGCTTGCGCAAATTCCGGGCAAGATAACAGAGCCAATTGCAGATTACCCCTAATATGAGAGGACTCATCGGCATCTCTGTCGAATATATAGGTATCTAACGCCAATATACAAGGAGATGCCGATGAGTCCACTAACTGATAGAATATCTTCATTCTTATCCCATGTCAACCGTAGCTTGTTTTCTCTGTTGGATGATGCTGAAATTGAGCATACCCCCAAGCTCTTACAGCTTGCTACGCTACTGGAATTGCTACAAATTGAGAGATTCGCTCCGCGACACTCACCTTACAAAGTGGGGGTTAAACCTAAATATCGGCAGCAATTGCTGCGTACTTTCGTGGCAAAAGCATTCTATAACGCTACGGATACCAAAGCATTCCGCGAACGATTGCTGCAGGATAAGAGTTTGCGCAAGGTTTGTGGCTGGGCATATCGATGGGAAATCCCGAGTGAATCAACATTCAGTCGGGTATTTACTGAATGCGCTGAGACTGGTTTAACCGATACTGTACATGCAGCACAAGTTGATTTCTGGTATGGCGACTCCGTTATTCGCAATGTTTCGACTGATTCCAGTGCCATACCGGCGCGTGAGAAGCCAGTAACTCGTGCCAAACCTAAAGAAGATGTTGAACTGGCCGCCAAATCTGATGTAGAACTGGCGGCCAAACCTAAAGAAGAAGCTGAACTGGCCGTCGAACCAGCTTCTGGGAAAAAGAAAAAGCAGAAAAAAGATGGCGCAGCTAAAGCGTCTTCCACGCCTGCAGAGCCTACGCGATTGGAACGTCAAATCACGCAGGTGCCGGAGATCGCATTATTGGAGTTGGCGACCGCCTGTGATGTTGGCTGCAAGACGAACAGCAAGGGCAATAAGGATTATTGGATTGGCTACAAGTTTCATGTACGGGTGGCTGATGGCAAAATACCATTGATAGCGGTAACCACGGCAGCGTCAGTGCATGACAGCCAGGTGGCAATCCCCTTGATGAAGATGAGCGATCGACTGGTTACATCATTATATGAGCTAATGGATCGCG
It encodes:
- a CDS encoding transposase, which gives rise to MSPLTDRISSFLSHVNRSLFSLLDDAEIEHTPKLLQLATLLELLQIERFAPRHSPYKVGVKPKYRQQLLRTFVAKAFYNATDTKAFRERLLQDKSLRKVCGWAYRWEIPSESTFSRVFTECAETGLTDTVHAAQVDFWYGDSVIRNVSTDSSAIPAREKPVTRAKPKEDVELAAKSDVELAAKPKEEAELAVEPASGKKKKQKKDGAAKASSTPAEPTRLERQITQVPEIALLELATACDVGCKTNSKGNKDYWIGYKFHVRVADGKIPLIAVTTAASVHDSQVAIPLMKMSDRLVTSLYELMDRGYDAKWIRKAAELAGHVPIIDYIRRRGQEHAEQLGPDRAEHYKGRTVVEQFNGRLKDEFGGNHLRVRGPRKVHAHLMFGTLVIFADQILRTIT